Proteins encoded in a region of the Marmota flaviventris isolate mMarFla1 chromosome 3, mMarFla1.hap1, whole genome shotgun sequence genome:
- the Gprc5a gene encoding retinoic acid-induced protein 3 encodes MTTTPPSGCRSHLDSRYQRLCDVSEAWGIVLETIAAAGAVTSVAFMFALLILICRVQDSNRRKMLPTQFLFLLGVLGVFGLTFAFIIKLDGGTGPTRFFLFGVLFSICFSCLLAHAFNLMKLVRGRQPLSWMVILGLAVGFSLVQDVIAIEYVVLTMNRTNVDIFSELSVARRNEDFIMLLIYVLFLMALTFLTSFFTFCGSFSGWKRHGAHICLTMFFSIVIWVAWITLLLIPTPGPEWDDTILSTALVANGWVFLLAYVAPEFYLLTKQRNPMDYPVEDAFCQPQLMKQSYGMENRAYSQEEITQGFQEGGDTCYAPYSTHLQLQNRTPQKDFSIPRAQARTSPYNDYEGRKEGS; translated from the exons ATGACCACAACCCCCCCCAGTGGCTGCCGCTCACACCTGGACTCCAGGTACCAGAGACTTTGTGATGTGTCTGAAGCATGGGGCATCGTCCTAGAAACAATAGCCGCAGCAGGGGCTGTGACCTCAGTGGCCTTCATGTTCGCTCTCCTGATCCTCATCTGTAGGGTGCAGGACTCCAACAGACGGAAAATGCTCCCGACccaatttctcttcctcctggGAGTGTTGGGGGTCTTTGGCCTCACCTTCGCCTTCATCATCAAGCTGGATGGGGGCACAGGGCCCACACGCTTCTTCCTCTTTGGTGTGCTCTTTTCTATTTGCTTCTCTTGCCTCCTGGCTCATGCTTTTAACTTGATGAAGCTAGTCCGTGGGAGGCAGCCCCTGTCCTGGATGGTGATTCTGGGTCTAGCCGTGGGCTTCAGCCTGGTACAGGACGTCATTGCCATTGAATATGTCGTCCTCACCATGAACAGGACCAATGTCGACATCTTTTCTGAGCTTTCTGTTGCTCGTCGAAATGAAGACTTTATCATGTTGCTTATCTACGTCCTTTTCTTGATGGCGCTGACCTTCCTCACATCCTTCTTCACCTTCTGTGGATCCTTCAGTGGCTGGAAGAGACATGGGGCCCACATCTGCCTCACCATGTTCTTCTCCATTGTCATCTGGGTGGCATGGATTACTTTGCTCTTGATTCCTACCCCTGGTCCCGAATGGGATGACACCATCTTGAGCACAGCCTTGGTTGCCAATGGCTGGGTTTTCCTCTTGGCTTATGTGGCCCCTGAGTTTTACCTGCTTACAAAGCAACGGAACCCCATGGATTACCCAGTGGAAGATGCTTTTTGTCAACCTCAGCTCATGAAGCAGAGCTATGGTATGGAGAACAGAGCCTATTCTCAAGAGGAAATCACTCAAG GTTTTCAAGAGGGAGGGGATACCTGCTATGCCCCTTATTCCACCCACTTGCAGCTTCAG AATCGGACTCCCCAAAAGGATTTCTCCATCCCCCGGGCCCAGGCTCGAACCAGCCCTTACAATGACTacgaaggaaggaaagagggcagTTAG